TCAAGATCAGCTTAAGGTTTATTATATAGTATATTCAGTTTTGAGTGAAAATTATTGAATCCGATTTTTGCATTTCTTCTCACtgtttgaaaaatgaaaagaggaaacccaagttcttcttcatcttcagatagGGTTAGCAACTTACCAGATTCCTTAATTCAACACATCCTATCTTTTACCAGATAAGGTTTGATCTACGTTATGATCTCTATTTTAAGACTACTGATGAAATATATAGCTGCATACATAGATGGATTGCCACTGCTGTCAGCCATAATGTTCAAGAGATGTGTATTTACCTAACCCCTGACAGATTTTGAGATCCCTCTTTGTCTATGTACTTGTAAATCATTGAAAAGGCTTGAGCTTCAATTGTTTGGTTATCAAGATAGTGATTATGACTCAGAGATTTTTCTACCTTATGATGAAATGAGTTTACCTCTGCTCAAATCCTTGATTCTTATACTTCGAGATATATCATTTCAGGACGAAGAACTAACGAATAGGCTCTTTTCGAGTTTTCCTTATCTAGAATCGTTGATTGTGAAAGTAAGTCATAATCCATTTCCTGAAATCAATCTCAACGTTTCCTTGCCTAAACTTAAGTATTTTGAGTTTGATAGTCGGGTTTATTATGATAGCAGTGGAGAGGTTAAACTGCATGCTCCAAGTCTGTCATCCTTCATTTTCCGTAGTTACATGTCGACAAATTTCACTTTGACAAATCTTTCATCTCTAGCCACTGCTGATATTAAGATGCGCTGCATGCGCATTAGAAGTCAAGTGCCAGAAATTTGTGCCCGTGCGTTGGGACTTCTAAGAGGGATTCATAACGTGGAAGTCTTAACCTTAAATCATAATTTCCTCGAGGTATGGCCTCTGATCTTCTTCTGAGTTCAATTTTTTTGAAGTGCTGTTTGAGTGGACATGATCAGGTGTTGTTTTATACC
Above is a genomic segment from Papaver somniferum cultivar HN1 chromosome 10, ASM357369v1, whole genome shotgun sequence containing:
- the LOC113319168 gene encoding uncharacterized protein LOC113319168; the encoded protein is MSLPLLKSLILILRDISFQDEELTNRLFSSFPYLESLIVKVSHNPFPEINLNVSLPKLKYFEFDSRVYYDSSGEVKLHAPSLSSFIFRSYMSTNFTLTNLSSLATADIKMRCMRIRSQVPEICARALGLLRGIHNVEVLTLNHNFLEAFGGAPDILQTQPTEHFNIQHLKLQTYLSRNCLRSIFFILNNSPNAESISCRYHR